From Candidatus Pedobacter colombiensis, one genomic window encodes:
- a CDS encoding ATP-binding protein, whose amino-acid sequence MKRYITPLILLLLFSCHQDEIKQEVSKDNPYYDRAWYFSDHNLPDSSFLYFNKAKEKALKDGDSVKVAKSLINMAIISGDRGDFFGSQEISLSAIKYLNPAVEPQREILSTNYNNLGKMASRLKHNRESAQFLLKAIELSNKEASRNIYLNNLAVNLTDQHKYDQALRYFNKLITTKSIKENPITFSRILSNTSKTKWLQNPQYNPVPDFLKALHIRQKVNDLFGQNASLAHLADFYMLKKPDSAIFYARTMYLLAQQIKSADDQLYALERLIKLSPHQQAKQYFDTYKKLEDSLETDRNAAKNQFAVIRYETEKNKADNLNLQKDNAEKKYQITKQKFLLAGTVLIFIAGAVISVLWYKKRKEKLALEAEAAIRDNKLKIHKRVHDVVANGLYRMMSEIENREDMDKERVLDGIEVLYEKSRDITYEENHVAEPNFQEKINGLMASFGASNRRISLVGNEEALWNRVSSKAKHEIEHILQELMVNMKKHSSASNVVVKFEQIGNQVNIHYTDDGIGIKGKPNFKNGLSNTGNRIGSIGGAITFDTKNDRGLRIHISFTAT is encoded by the coding sequence TTGAAAAGATATATAACGCCTCTTATTTTATTACTTTTATTTTCTTGTCATCAGGATGAGATTAAACAGGAGGTTTCTAAGGACAATCCATATTATGATCGGGCCTGGTATTTTTCTGATCACAATCTTCCGGATAGCAGTTTCCTATACTTTAATAAAGCTAAGGAGAAAGCCTTAAAAGACGGCGATAGTGTTAAAGTCGCAAAATCGCTGATCAATATGGCTATCATTAGTGGCGACCGTGGTGATTTTTTTGGAAGTCAGGAAATTTCGCTCTCGGCAATCAAATATCTGAATCCTGCGGTTGAACCTCAAAGAGAAATCTTATCGACCAATTATAATAACTTGGGGAAAATGGCCAGTCGGTTAAAACATAACCGGGAGTCTGCTCAGTTTCTGCTCAAGGCTATCGAACTTTCCAATAAGGAAGCTTCTAGAAATATCTATCTAAATAATCTGGCTGTTAATTTAACCGATCAGCATAAGTATGATCAAGCACTTCGATATTTTAACAAGCTGATTACTACCAAGAGTATAAAGGAGAATCCGATTACATTTTCGAGGATATTATCCAATACTTCGAAAACGAAATGGTTACAAAATCCTCAATATAATCCGGTACCCGATTTCTTAAAAGCTTTGCATATTCGTCAGAAAGTGAATGACCTATTTGGGCAGAATGCAAGTTTAGCTCACCTTGCGGATTTTTACATGCTTAAAAAGCCAGATTCTGCAATTTTCTATGCTCGCACTATGTACCTTTTGGCACAGCAGATAAAAAGTGCAGACGATCAATTGTATGCACTGGAAAGGCTGATTAAACTGAGCCCGCATCAGCAAGCAAAGCAATATTTTGACACGTACAAAAAATTAGAAGACAGTTTAGAGACCGACCGGAATGCTGCTAAGAACCAGTTTGCCGTTATTCGGTATGAAACGGAGAAAAATAAAGCGGATAACCTCAATTTGCAGAAAGACAATGCAGAAAAGAAGTATCAGATTACTAAACAAAAATTTTTGCTGGCTGGGACGGTTTTGATTTTCATAGCCGGTGCGGTCATTTCTGTACTGTGGTACAAGAAAAGAAAGGAAAAGTTAGCGTTGGAAGCGGAGGCGGCCATTCGTGACAACAAGCTGAAGATCCATAAAAGGGTGCACGATGTTGTTGCAAACGGACTGTACAGAATGATGTCGGAAATTGAAAATAGGGAAGACATGGATAAGGAAAGAGTTTTGGATGGCATAGAAGTACTTTATGAGAAGTCGCGCGACATTACTTATGAAGAGAATCATGTAGCTGAGCCTAATTTTCAAGAGAAAATTAATGGCTTGATGGCGTCATTTGGCGCTAGTAACAGGAGAATCTCTCTCGTGGGCAATGAAGAAGCATTGTGGAACCGGGTGAGTTCAAAAGCAAAACATGAAATTGAGCATATTCTTCAGGAGCTGATGGTGAATATGAAAAAGCATAGCAGCGCAAGTAATGTGGTAGTGAAGTTTGAGCAAATCGGTAATCAAGTGAATATTCATTATACAGATGATGGGATTGGAATCAAAGGAAAGCCAAATTTTAAAAATGGCTTGAGCAATACGGGAAACCGTATTGGCAGTATTGGTGGGGCAATTACTTTTGATACAAAAAATGATAGGGGATTGAGAATTCACATTTCCTTTACAGCTACCTAA